In the genome of Lathyrus oleraceus cultivar Zhongwan6 chromosome 4, CAAS_Psat_ZW6_1.0, whole genome shotgun sequence, the window tcagaatatgaaagaggaaaatatttgaaaatatttgggtgaaactctcatattttttggatcaatattaaatttaatatgaattaatgaaaataatgcaattaaaatgaaaattaaaatatcagaaaaaacgtggaccacttgatctccctcattaattaaggtggcaaatcaagtagtcacaaacgcgctatccacgatggactctagtcagcgcgccataacctttataattcaaaccaacgcacgagattatttcatttcaCAAGGATCCTATAGCTCAGAACCAACCAGCTCACCACCGGTGTCCAAAggtcggtcgtcttctccggcgaccctggtcggactggttcagccataaccatcaccaaaattaaaaagaaggacatgattccaaagtaaaaatggcactgagcatGAATTagacctcaatttatcctaactccaagtatattgagagatacatggagttgaaattaGAGATACgtgaactgagttgcttcaatttggcctcaaagcaactcaatctctttgcctacattggtaggactttagacaaccaaagaatcaatagaattgagcaagatttagagagaatcgaagagattaaaatttctggaaaataccttcaatgtaggtctggattcaactgttcttgccttggctcgtgcttgatctcactccaaatgcttgtaGAAGAAGAATTGAACACACAAgaggtcttggatccctggagttttgaatttcaaaacagtgaaAATTCAAACTCCAATTAAAGTGAATTTATCAGGATTATCCTTGGAATGTGAGGGATAGAGGTTTCGGATCAAAGATGGCGCCAATGTGTGTGAAATGCTGAGCAtttgaggctctatttatagctgaaaccattgatatttgcacacttgaaattaCTTTCCAAAATTGGTCATTTAcgatgcatgggtgcatgggcgtatacaggcccatgaaatcattgcCTTAGGTCCATAAATGAATTTGAGAGAGTCTAAAAccaacttggattgcaaggcaagtaTGTGTGaatatttgaagtttgatccttgccaaatgatgataccatgtttaagccatgcgcagcctatgcattccttgtccaaaataGATGAATTTGatctctttggaaaggtgagatcaagaggaaaaactttcatgttaaacactttttcatttggagcttggaacatgaagaaatctgaggtggaagtttggaaatttttgacatatcaaaatttttctaagtgtcaagccatatgtctcaatattccaccttgcttaactttttatatgagcttcaaatgagaaagtgtcttcataaaagttggatctctttcaaataccttcaaaatggtcactaatttcctgtcatttggatttgaaatgatagagttatggatttttgaagtttggaaaaatcacttgatcaatgatataggtcaaacgtgacctataatgtaacctcatatcacatgctcaaaatagttgaattatctctcactctaaacatcaaagttgaagtagaatcttgaattttattttgcaacttggaaatatttcatctcataaaaaatgagcaagttatggccttgggaagttgactttcaaattagggtttagacaaaatgacctataatgtttcaacatagaaaatgattttataagcaaaaatagctctaggtatcaacatgaaagttgtttttaatgtaacttagagtaagttttctcttgaattcatttccatatggtgaaaattgtaggagatagggtctaaggagacccagttttgatcagatgaattcatctggccgaccaccatcaaccaacttgctaatcttcgattcttttgactttctaggctcatggtagatcacatatgcgtaagatgatgaattttgaagtgttccttgagaaatttgatcaatttataagatagcttattggagaagttactcaagatacccaaacaaactagggtttccaaggaaaatcccccttaaactcttgaagaaaacttgatcaatataacatgtagaggtaattgggacccatatatgatgtttatgaCCATCCTTGAATCAATCCATAGTTGtactctttgttcatgagggtttcaaaccctagatatgaacttgatagatcaatagagatcatgtcctacctacaaaagagttaggcaaatgcaaagacatatttttggtattttggttagtaaaatgataaaatacaagtatgatacaatcacaaagtgcttggtgatctctcccaaaacaaacccaatgaaagaggggttAGGAGGATcccaaggtatgatcccaatgctaatgcttatgatgaaattgcatgatggatcttagggtcaaaattggggtcttacaggcaCCTTGAACTTTGGGGGAATCCTCACCCCGTGAACCAATCCTAGGTCCTTCATATCCATGCCAAGCAGGCCCTGCCCTTCAACAACTTTCAGACGTTCTTCCAACCTCTAATACCTCATGTCCCCAGCTAGGACACTGATCTCACTATTGTGTATAAAAAAGCATTCATCATTATGGTCAACTTCAGAACCCTGATATATGTCATACATTTCCCTTGGAATAGCTTTAGGACCATGATAAGAAGGTGGTGGAGGTGGTGGAACATATCCGTGATGCACCAGATTAAAATTTGGATTACCTTGATTCCCTAAAATGAAACCTTGATTACCAACTGGGCCACCATGCAGACCCTGGTTACGACCAACATTGCCATGACCATTAGCATGGTTACCATCCAAGTCCAGTCCCTCGAAATCAGCAAGGTTCGAACGAGGTTGTCCAACCGAAACATCTCCATACTCGAAATGACGATGCCCACAGGGCGTCTCTACCAAAATCCTCAATTCTTCTTGGTTCCTGGTCACTATCAATATTGCTTCCATAAATTGTGCCAAGCGAGCGTCCATCTGGGCCCGCATCTTTTTCAGGCTTGCTTGTATCTGGTCCATTCTCTTCTGATTCCCTCAAGTCGAATAGTGGTGAACAAATGAGTCAGCAATCTTCTACAAAAGAGACTGAAAGATGAGAAAACCGGAATACAACCTGCAAAATGCAATATGCAATATGATATATGAATGCATGCAATGTCATGTTCAAATATTTCCAGGAATTTCAAATCTGGATCAAGTCGTTTAAGCACCGGATAAAGAAACACACGAATCATTGAGGAAGAAAACCAACATATCATAGATCCGATACTCCGAAAATACACATTGTTAAAGATAAATCCAACAAAAAAACCACAAAAGGGCAATACAACAAATAAGTCAAGATATCCCATCAACAATCCTGATGGTGACCCGAATACAGTGCATTAAAACAGACAAATAGCTATTTCTTCTTGAGATTAACATTCTCTTCAAGCACTTTCCCCAATTGTATCTCACTTCCTTTGAGCATGGTCTCAGTAGCTATCTTTCGATTAATGTCCTCATTGAGTTACTTTTCTAACCCTTCGATATGCGCTTTGAAACTCTTCCTCATGTTCTGCTTGGATACTTTGAGAGAGTCAATACTTTTCTGCTTCAATATAAGCTTCTGCTCAGCCTCTTCGAAAGTCTTCTTGTAGTCAATCTCGGGAAAGGAGGAACTTCCGCTACCCCGCTCAACTCTTGATCTCTTTCGGCTGAATGGAATCTGGCATGGCTCTTCTTGGGTCTTCTCAAGATTATGAGATAACTGATTCCTTTCTTGCTCGGCCACAAGGAGTTTCACCCCTAACTCCTTATTCTGCGACTGCAATTGAACTTTCTGAGCATAGAGTTTATCATAAGACCCTTTGGGCACCGTGTCAGGTTGATCAGGACTCTGGTCATACAAAGGAGCTTCCAAAGGGAAAGTCCATCGTCAGCTCTTGTTCCTCTCAGCGAGCCACTGAACATAAGGAGAGTAAATTCCAGCATCTCTTTTTCCCAAAATAAGTACTACCTTCCAGATGAACATTTTCCCAGGCTTTGGCAGCTTTCTCCATCATCCTAGTACTATCAGGCACATTATAAGACAAGGACTCCATCACTTCCCGATCGGTCAGAGGTACCTCAGCGCATACCCCAACTGCCTTCTAGAAAGTGTAGGATTATAATTGACGCCACCTCTTATGCCCAAGAGAGGGACATTAGGAAATCCTCCGCATTTGACAATAATCTCTTTGTTCCCCAATCTTCCCAAGTCTGGCTTGTACCAATTGGGATCTTTGGAGATTAGCCCCGTCAAGCGATTAGACCATATCATAGTATGATGTGTATCAACAAATGCCCCTTACAAAGGAAGGTGACTAGCGAACCATCGATACAACAACGGAGCACAGTAGAAAATCACTCCACCTTTGCCTTTATCGCTTCTAGAATGCACAAAGTGATACAGGTCTCCCAAAAGAGTGGGCACCGGATTCTTCTGGATAAAGATAGAAATGACGTCCATGTCCATAAACTTCCGCTCGTTCGGGAACAACATAATACCATATATACAACATGCGAGAATGGCGTTGAAGGCCTTCGAGTCTTTCTTATCATCTTTGACATTTGCTTCCTGCACAAGAAACCCCAAATGATAACCACTAACACCCCCTTTATGTCGAATATTTTCCTTCATAACAGATTCCTGAGAAAATAAAGTTGCGGTGATATGAGCAACTTCTGGCTCCTTCATACCAGCATGGAACGAAACCTGATGCGACACTGGAATGTCAAGAAGGTCGGAGTACTCCTCCAAAGTGGGTGCCAATAAGAAATCTGGAAACACAAAACATCTCAGCGGACGATCATAAAACTGCAACAAGGTGTGAACATCATCCCTCTGAAAATTGCTTAACGAAGACTCTAAGTAAACCAAAATCCGCCCATAATCTCTTCTGAAAACGTCTGAATTATTAGTAGGGAATCTCTTAACTAAACCGAGAAGACCATCTTGATACACCTCTGGTAACTTATAACCAACATGATATCTGTGCCTTGGCTTATGAACATCCTCCATCTTTAGGGTACTTTAAACAACAAGACTCGGAAATTAATACACTTGGAAATAAATGAACATGTATGTTAATATGCGGGTTAATGCAATTTATAAATGTTTATGAATGCAACGGGATCAAGGCTCCGATATTCTAAACCAATGTCGTACTGCTGATAGAATTAAGCTGGAATTGGACCAAATGTAACAATTTTAAAGCTTCGCCATCGTTTCTGATTCTAAAAATAACCAAGAAAATTGGGTATGTTGAAAGTTTGTGTTCAGAACACTTGTCCCATCCCAATCCTCACGGGTATGTTCTAGACACGACGCGGTCCCTAAAAGGTCACCGGGATTCATTTTTCTATGGAAAAACACCTTGTACATTGCACGAAGGGTGCAAGACAAAGGAGTTTTCGAGAAAACCTCATCTGGTTATGGTGTCTCATGTTTCCTCAACGTGTCAAGGGCCACGCGATTCCACATGAGTACCCACGCTAAATCCTATATGTACATTAGCCTGGGTAatgggccttttacctcaagtaactccctCCCGCCAAAGAAAACACATCACAAAAGCAGTATAGAGTGCGAAAACCAGTAAATCCATATGCAAGATGCAAACATACAATGTAGAAAGGGGTAAAGCATATATACAAAGGCAATGCAACAAAGCAATAATCAACCAAACCCAAAGGAAAAACGACAAGAGttaggactgactcgcttagggaaatTGCCTCTTCCCCAGCATAGTCGTCAGCCGGGGCTCCTGTGATTTTCAAAATCCATAGTACAAATGCGAAAGAAGGCATGGAAGAAAACAAATAACAGACTCGCCACCAATGTAATTAATCCTAAGCAGGAAAGGAAACACTGGATAAACTTGAAAAAGGGAATCTGatggtctcgcgaccaagagATAGGGTCagggagtcgattacgcgaggggaagatattagcaccccaCGCGTCCGTAGTACTCCATGGGATCCACTCAAGTTGTCTATCTAAATGGATTGGTTTTCTTAGAACTAGGttgcaatgcaatgtatgaacATGGTTTAAACAGTGAATGATCAATGATAAAAACGATAAAAATGCATGATTGTGCCTACCGCGGTTGTGAACCTttgtgcctacgtaccctcttCGTGCAGTGAGAGATCAAGACACTCGTAGTTCCCCTTAAAAGGGggtgaaaagaaaaaaaaatagaatgCAATGCATGATGATGCAACAGATAGCAAGTAAACGCATAAAGCGCATAGAGTGAACAAACACGCATAACGTCCATATCAAGGGAACGTACACGGTAAAAAACATAGGATGACAACCATagaataaatgaaaataaattaGAGTGAACACAAAGATGAGTGTGGAAACTTGTGCGCGATCTGTGTCTCAGCATCTGTATAGGATAACAGAGCTGGAGTACTGGGTGTGGTAGAATAAACGTGACAACAGTATATGATACCAATGCTCGTGAGAAGAAGTAAGAATAATGGAATATACGCAATTAGTACGTGAACACCGTATCGAATCACGAAGGACACATACAAGATGCGAGAGATGAGCGTGTACAGCTGCACCAAACTACAACGCACACAAGCAATGCAGATTAATGCATAGTGGAATATACGCGAAAATATGTACATAGTAGAATAGGTTCCATCACAACAGGTGCGATAAAATATGCACAAAGCGTAGATATATGAAATAGGATATACATAATCGAACATAGAAAGGAAATGTGAAATAGAATATGCGCAATCAGTACGTGGACATCCGTATAGGATAACATAATCCATATATCGTATGCGGTGAGTTGTACGTAAACTATATCAAATTATGGAATACGTAATCATGCAAAATGCATTGTACATCGTAGGATAGGCGTAAAAGAACGTAACATCCTCATATAATAACGACATACACAAATGGGATCGTCCGTGTAGGATAACGGAGAAGATGTATCATCCACATGGGATAGTGGTGCACACAAAATGCAATGTCCGTGTAGGATAACGGAGACAAAATGTAACGACCGTATAGGATAACAATGCACGTAAATGCCAAATGTCTGTGTAGGATAACGGAGACAAAACATAACGACCGTATAGGATAACGGTGCACGTGAATGCCAAATGCCCGTGTAGGATAACAGAGACAAAATGTAACGACCGTATAAGATAACGGGTGTACGTAAATGTAGAATGCAGCGTTATCAAACGCGAGCATCCACGTAGGATAATGGTGAATGCGGTGCATACAAACTCAACCACGCAGTGTAGTGGTGAGGAAATAATGACAAATAGGATACGAATTAGAGATAGAATGCAAATCAGGGATAGAATATCATGGCATGTGCAAGTGTTGTGCAATCATGCTTGTGAATGCGTCGTGTGGTGATGGACAAGCCGAAACAAGTCAAAACATACAACCAAGAATCAAATCAAATAGATAATCGATTATAATCACACGCTTGGGGAATATCCATTCACACTGAGTAGCACACACCTACCGAGATGACATGGCATCAACTATAGGTAAAGAAGAAGGAGGTCAAGCAGTGATATCAAATTACCAAAGTTGGTTAAGGGAAAGGGGGCACTTAGCAGTGATATTAGATCAAAGTAGGATAAGGGAAGGCTTTCTCTTCGAGGCTGTGTTAACCGATGCAAACAAGCTCATGTGTTCGGAAATATGTTGCCTTAACCATGGTATCAAGTCACCAAGGCAAGTGCGAAAATGGGGAATATCAATCATTATGTGTTAGGGCACAAAGCATCAGCGTCGGGCAACGCGAGCTAGACAAGGCATCAACGTGTAACGCGAGCCAATGAACAACACGAACGAAAATGCAGGGGTCAATTGCGGACCCTCTCCATTTTCCTTCTCTTGAGGACTTATCAGGGGTATTGGGAAGGGGACGCCTCTTTGGAGGTCTTTAgcataaaaataaacaaacaaatcaGATTGCATGCCCACATGGCACAGACTCCCAGCAAACATGGCCTACAGAGTAGGACTTGTGCAATGAATGTTTAGGTCCTACTTCTCATGGCACCAATGATGAATGTCTACCCTACTTCTCATGGCATCAGATAGTGCGGAAAAGTAAAAGGGTTAAGAAGTATACCAAACGGATAGCAAATCTGTAATGAGGAAGCAATGCAGAAAAATAGACACCCAGAGAATATCGTACAAGCTAGCATCAATCAAACCGAACCCAGTTAGAAGGAGGAACATAATTTATAATGCAAATGG includes:
- the LOC127136328 gene encoding uncharacterized protein LOC127136328; its protein translation is MEDVHKPRHRYHVGYKLPEVYQDGLLGLVKRFPTNNSDVFRRDYGRILVYLESSLSNFQRDDVHTLLQFYDRPLRCFVFPDFLLAPTLEEYSDLLDIPVSHQVSFHAGMKEPEVAHITATLFSQESVMKENIRHKGGVSGYHLGFLVQEANVKDDKKDSKAFNAILACCIYGIMLFPNERKFMDMDVISIFIQKNPVPTLLGDLYHFVHSRSDKGKGGVIFYCAPLLYRWFASHLPL